One genomic region from Candidatus Poribacteria bacterium encodes:
- a CDS encoding S4 domain-containing protein, producing MRLDKFLQISRLVKRRTIANTLCSRGAVSVNGHVAKAGKVLAVGDVIRLPVAVSVTAEAHLDEEAADPAYEVLELPSGNVSRARATTLYRQINP from the coding sequence ATGCGATTAGACAAATTTCTACAGATCAGCCGCCTTGTGAAACGGCGAACGATTGCCAATACGCTCTGTAGCAGAGGTGCTGTGAGTGTCAATGGACACGTCGCAAAAGCCGGGAAGGTGCTCGCTGTTGGAGATGTAATCCGATTGCCTGTCGCTGTATCTGTTACTGCAGAGGCGCATCTGGATGAAGAAGCTGCCGACCCTGCGTATGAGGTCCTTGAGTTACCATCAGGGAATGTCTCACGCGCCCGTGCTACAACACTCTATCGCCAAATAAATCCGTAG